In the genome of Porphyrobacter sp. ULC335, one region contains:
- a CDS encoding DUF2853 family protein, which translates to MSNAAPAIDWADDVKRYVPNADNDVIAGIVSHSLVALKTRDSAVVSFGNPAETRRVRENFCKKTLGLTDPDAVLDSAIGAVGQRMSDSTSRHRVTAYYLLADHFDKLGQFRAAPPSAEPARPLAPWAATMFDGPPPGTAIGGPSTDLRFAALAGLSGGVLALFAAIANTAGG; encoded by the coding sequence ATGTCCAATGCAGCCCCAGCCATCGACTGGGCGGACGACGTCAAGCGCTATGTACCCAATGCCGATAACGATGTGATCGCCGGGATCGTGAGTCATAGTCTTGTTGCGCTGAAGACCCGCGACTCTGCGGTGGTGTCGTTCGGCAATCCGGCCGAAACGCGCCGCGTGCGCGAAAATTTCTGCAAGAAGACGCTCGGCCTGACCGATCCGGACGCCGTGCTCGACTCCGCCATCGGCGCAGTTGGCCAGCGGATGAGCGACTCTACCTCGCGGCACCGGGTGACGGCATATTACCTTCTTGCCGACCATTTCGACAAGCTGGGACAGTTCCGCGCGGCGCCGCCATCGGCCGAACCGGCCCGGCCTCTTGCGCCGTGGGCGGCGACCATGTTTGACGGCCCTCCACCGGGCACGGCCATCGGCGGCCCCAGCACCGATCTCAGGTTTGCGGCCTTGGCTGGTCTGAGCGGCGGGGTGCTGGCGCTGTTTGCAGCGATTGCAAATACTGCTGGTGGCTGA
- a CDS encoding light-harvesting protein gives MAGDDTMVYPTGLTEAQALEINDGLKWGTRIYFGIAVAAHILAFVLTPWLK, from the coding sequence ATGGCAGGTGATGACACAATGGTTTACCCAACAGGGCTGACGGAAGCGCAGGCCCTGGAAATCAACGACGGGCTGAAATGGGGGACGCGGATTTACTTCGGCATCGCCGTTGCCGCTCACATTCTGGCGTTCGTTTTGACGCCGTGGCTCAAGTAA
- a CDS encoding light-harvesting protein, with translation MKEGRIFLYVSPNVIIPIMFLVLVLASLAVHYSILSNTTWFADFWQGAAVTAEAAAAPAV, from the coding sequence ATGAAAGAAGGTCGGATTTTCCTCTATGTCAGCCCGAATGTGATCATTCCGATCATGTTCCTCGTTCTGGTGCTGGCGTCGCTCGCGGTCCATTACTCCATTCTCAGCAACACGACGTGGTTTGCTGATTTCTGGCAGGGTGCCGCTGTTACTGCCGAGGCTGCTGCAGCACCGGCTGTCTAA
- a CDS encoding PucC family protein has translation MSLWMGWGKRLLPFADAASDDLPLSRLLRLSLIQFSVGISLTLLVGTLNRVMIIELEVASTIVGVMLALPLLVAPFRALIGFRSDTHRSALGWRRVPFIFRGTMIQFGGLALMPFALLVLGGALQSAAWPSWIGQISAAVAILLVGAGVHITQTVGLALATDLAREDQQANVVGLMYVSLLLGSIVSALAFGAFLTDFTPGRLIQVIQGCAVVTVFLNLVATWKQEALNSSPPPSDPAAVTGSFRQSWDSFIVQRQALRRLIVIGIGTLAFTMSDVLLEPYGGQALGLGVGMTTRLTAILAGGSLVGFTIASQILSRGSDPVRLAGAGALMGLPGFAMIIVAAPIQSVSLFSVGVLLIGCGAGLFGHGTLTATMRDAPKGQVGMALGAWGAVQATAAGAGAAIGGVVRDLARGLVIMEGWPPAISGYVLVYVLELVLLAAALIIMVPLLHRPQEQAGLLPRV, from the coding sequence ATGTCGCTCTGGATGGGCTGGGGCAAGCGGCTGCTGCCGTTTGCCGATGCCGCCAGTGACGATCTGCCACTGTCTCGCCTGCTCAGGCTTTCGCTCATCCAGTTTTCGGTCGGAATATCGCTGACCCTTCTGGTCGGCACGCTCAATCGCGTGATGATCATCGAGCTTGAAGTGGCCTCGACGATTGTTGGCGTAATGCTCGCCCTGCCACTGCTGGTCGCCCCGTTTCGTGCGCTTATCGGCTTTCGTTCCGACACGCATCGTTCGGCGCTGGGCTGGCGCCGGGTGCCTTTCATCTTTCGCGGCACCATGATCCAGTTCGGCGGTCTGGCGCTGATGCCTTTTGCACTGCTGGTGCTCGGCGGTGCGCTGCAATCGGCGGCCTGGCCTTCATGGATCGGCCAGATCAGCGCGGCGGTGGCAATCCTGCTGGTCGGCGCGGGCGTGCATATCACGCAGACGGTCGGCCTTGCCCTTGCCACCGATCTGGCGCGCGAGGACCAGCAGGCCAATGTTGTCGGGCTGATGTATGTCAGCCTGCTGCTGGGATCGATTGTCTCCGCGCTGGCGTTCGGCGCCTTTCTCACCGATTTCACCCCCGGGCGGCTGATCCAGGTGATCCAGGGTTGCGCCGTGGTCACCGTGTTCCTGAACCTTGTCGCCACATGGAAGCAGGAGGCACTCAATTCGAGCCCGCCGCCAAGCGATCCGGCGGCCGTGACCGGGTCGTTCCGCCAAAGTTGGGACAGCTTCATCGTCCAGCGTCAGGCGCTGCGCCGCCTGATCGTGATCGGGATCGGGACGCTGGCCTTCACCATGTCGGATGTGCTGCTCGAGCCTTATGGCGGTCAGGCGCTCGGCCTCGGGGTGGGCATGACAACGCGGCTGACCGCGATTCTGGCGGGGGGCAGCCTGGTGGGCTTCACGATCGCATCGCAGATCCTCAGCCGGGGCAGCGATCCGGTCAGGCTGGCGGGGGCGGGCGCACTGATGGGCCTTCCCGGCTTTGCGATGATCATTGTCGCAGCGCCGATCCAATCGGTCTCGCTGTTTTCGGTCGGCGTCCTGTTGATCGGGTGCGGCGCCGGCCTGTTCGGCCACGGCACGCTGACCGCCACGATGCGCGATGCGCCAAAGGGGCAGGTCGGCATGGCGCTGGGGGCATGGGGCGCGGTTCAGGCAACGGCGGCCGGAGCAGGCGCGGCGATTGGCGGCGTGGTGCGCGACCTAGCCCGCGGCCTTGTGATCATGGAAGGATGGCCCCCGGCGATCTCCGGCTATGTTCTGGTCTATGTGCTGGAACTGGTCCTGCTGGCTGCGGCGCTGATCATCATGGTGCCGCTGCTGCACCGCCCGCAGGAACAGGCCGGGCTGCTGCCGCGCGTCTGA
- the gdhA gene encoding NADP-specific glutamate dehydrogenase, with protein sequence MAVTDHVDLNGFMEGVKKRNPHQPEFVQAVQEVAEDIFEFMQDKEEYHSQQILRRIAEPDRVVSFRVCWEDDAGNIRVQRGWRVQNNNAIGPYKGGIRFHPSVTESVLKFLAFEQTFKNALTGLPMGGGKGGSNFNPKGKSVREIMRFCQSFMTELYRHIGADIDVPAGDIGVGGREIGFMFGQYKRITNNFTGVLTGKGLEWGGSLIRTEATGYGAVYFLENMLATKGENLAGKTAVISGSGNVATHAAEKIVQLGGKVLTLSDSGGFIHDPDGITQDKIDWVKTHKTHRRGRIEEYVAEFPRASFHAGKTPWGVPCDMALPCATQNELLGEDAKTLVANGCRAVSEGANMPTDLDGVHIFKAAKILYAPGKASNAGGVAVSGLEMSQNSERRSWKEEELQQMLKDIMSGIHNSCIRYGDQGGGYIDYVKGANIAGFKKVADAMLAFGVV encoded by the coding sequence ATGGCAGTTACCGATCACGTCGACCTCAATGGCTTCATGGAGGGCGTGAAGAAGCGCAACCCGCACCAGCCTGAATTCGTGCAAGCCGTGCAGGAGGTGGCCGAGGACATCTTCGAGTTCATGCAGGACAAGGAGGAGTACCACTCCCAGCAGATCCTGCGCCGCATTGCCGAGCCGGATCGGGTGGTGTCCTTCCGCGTGTGCTGGGAGGATGACGCGGGCAATATCCGCGTCCAGCGCGGCTGGCGGGTGCAGAACAACAACGCGATCGGCCCCTACAAGGGCGGCATCCGCTTCCACCCTTCGGTGACCGAAAGCGTGCTGAAGTTCCTCGCCTTCGAACAGACCTTCAAAAACGCGCTCACCGGCCTGCCGATGGGCGGCGGCAAGGGCGGCAGCAACTTCAATCCCAAAGGCAAAAGCGTGCGCGAGATCATGCGCTTCTGCCAGAGCTTCATGACTGAGCTTTACCGCCACATCGGCGCGGATATCGACGTTCCGGCGGGCGATATCGGCGTGGGCGGGCGCGAGATCGGCTTCATGTTCGGCCAGTACAAGCGCATCACCAACAACTTCACCGGCGTGCTGACCGGCAAGGGGCTGGAATGGGGCGGCTCGCTGATTCGCACCGAGGCGACCGGTTACGGCGCGGTCTATTTCCTCGAGAACATGCTGGCCACCAAGGGCGAGAACCTTGCGGGCAAGACCGCCGTCATTTCCGGCAGCGGTAACGTGGCGACCCATGCTGCGGAGAAGATCGTGCAGCTGGGCGGCAAGGTGCTGACCCTGTCAGACTCCGGCGGGTTCATCCATGATCCCGACGGCATCACACAGGACAAGATCGACTGGGTGAAGACCCACAAGACCCACCGCCGCGGGCGCATTGAAGAATATGTCGCCGAGTTCCCGCGCGCGAGTTTCCATGCCGGCAAGACCCCGTGGGGCGTGCCCTGCGACATGGCCCTGCCCTGCGCCACCCAGAACGAACTGCTGGGCGAGGATGCGAAAACCCTCGTCGCCAACGGCTGCCGCGCTGTCTCCGAAGGCGCGAACATGCCCACCGATCTGGACGGCGTGCACATCTTCAAGGCAGCGAAAATCCTCTACGCACCGGGCAAGGCGAGCAATGCCGGGGGCGTTGCGGTGTCGGGTTTGGAGATGAGCCAGAACTCCGAACGCCGATCGTGGAAGGAGGAGGAATTGCAGCAGATGCTCAAGGACATCATGTCCGGCATCCACAATTCCTGCATCCGCTACGGCGATCAGGGTGGCGGCTATATCGACTACGTGAAGGGCGCGAATATCGCGGGCTTCAAGAAGGTAGCCGACGCGATGCTGGCGTTCGGGGTGGTGTGA
- a CDS encoding radical SAM protein has translation MWNYHPDLLATPVPRYTSYPTAADFGTLEEGVIEREIAGASGDISLYLHIPFCEQICFYCGCNTGKSGKRARVESYLAALHQEIATVASLLPAGTRVRRIAFGGGSPNAILTGEFLALVDALHAHFPLHAPEWSIELDPRSLTAEWSGVIAATGITRASMGVQTFAAHCQKAIGREQSLTMICRSVDWLRAGGVTSLNFDLMYGLPHQSEADLEDSLEYTRKLGADRIAVFGYAHVPHLVPRQTMIPEDALPGAAARFTMASEAHRILTGAGYDAIGFDHFALPHDPMARAARGGTLRRNFQGFTDDPSEVLIGMGASAVSGFPGLYAQNEKHTGHYRQLSGEGRLSARHGIVRSAEDQRRGRLIEALLCQGEAAIPADLLAEVGPRLAPFTAAGLADLRGDRLTIPVRGLPYARVITSLFDSYRALTARKFSSAI, from the coding sequence ATGTGGAACTATCACCCCGACCTCCTCGCCACGCCGGTGCCGCGCTACACCAGCTACCCCACCGCCGCCGATTTCGGCACGCTGGAGGAAGGCGTCATCGAGCGTGAGATTGCCGGAGCGAGCGGGGACATCTCGCTCTACCTCCACATCCCGTTCTGCGAGCAGATCTGCTTCTACTGCGGCTGCAACACCGGCAAATCGGGCAAGCGTGCGCGGGTCGAAAGCTACCTTGCCGCGCTGCATCAGGAAATCGCCACGGTCGCCAGCCTGCTCCCCGCAGGCACGCGGGTGCGGCGCATCGCCTTTGGCGGGGGTAGCCCCAACGCGATCCTCACCGGCGAATTCCTCGCGCTGGTCGATGCGCTCCACGCCCACTTCCCGCTGCACGCGCCCGAATGGTCGATCGAGCTTGATCCGCGCAGCCTCACCGCCGAATGGAGCGGCGTGATCGCCGCCACCGGCATCACGCGGGCGAGTATGGGGGTGCAGACCTTCGCCGCACATTGCCAGAAAGCCATCGGCCGCGAACAATCGCTGACCATGATCTGCCGCAGCGTGGACTGGCTGCGCGCCGGCGGCGTCACCTCGCTCAACTTCGATCTGATGTATGGCCTGCCCCACCAGAGCGAAGCCGATCTTGAGGACAGCCTTGAATACACCCGCAAGCTGGGCGCGGACCGGATTGCGGTGTTCGGCTATGCCCACGTGCCGCATCTGGTGCCGCGCCAGACCATGATCCCCGAGGACGCCTTGCCGGGCGCCGCTGCGCGCTTCACCATGGCGAGCGAGGCGCACCGGATCCTCACCGGCGCGGGCTATGACGCGATCGGCTTCGATCACTTTGCCTTGCCCCATGATCCGATGGCCCGTGCGGCGCGGGGCGGCACGCTGCGGCGCAATTTCCAGGGCTTCACCGATGATCCTTCCGAGGTGCTGATCGGCATGGGCGCAAGTGCGGTGAGCGGTTTCCCCGGTCTCTACGCGCAGAACGAGAAGCACACCGGCCACTATCGCCAGCTTTCGGGCGAAGGGCGCCTGTCCGCCCGCCACGGCATCGTGCGCAGTGCCGAGGACCAGCGCCGCGGCCGCTTGATCGAGGCGCTGCTGTGCCAGGGAGAGGCGGCGATCCCCGCCGATCTCCTCGCCGAGGTCGGGCCGCGCCTTGCTCCCTTCACCGCTGCCGGGCTGGCCGATCTGCGCGGTGACCGGCTGACGATCCCGGTGCGCGGCCTGCCCTATGCCCGCGTCATCACCTCACTGTTCGACAGCTACCGCGCGCTCACTGCCCGCAAGTTCAGCTCGGCCATCTGA
- the ccoS gene encoding cbb3-type cytochrome oxidase assembly protein CcoS: protein MTGLAILIPIALGMGLLGLAAFFWSMKDGQYDDMDGAANRILIEEEDEA, encoded by the coding sequence ATGACCGGGCTTGCGATCCTTATTCCGATTGCGCTCGGCATGGGCTTGCTGGGGCTGGCGGCGTTCTTCTGGTCGATGAAGGACGGGCAGTATGACGACATGGACGGCGCGGCCAACCGGATCCTGATCGAAGAAGAGGACGAGGCATGA
- a CDS encoding heavy metal translocating P-type ATPase → MNAPAVLSADTARPLVTTRLTVPGMKCAGCIGKIERELPKLPGIAAARANFSAKRVAVQHDPALGEDALTAALLGLGFEAQPVADNPLGDETKERKRLNRALGVAGFGMMNVMLLSVSVWSGADGATRELFHWLSALIAVPVIAYSGRLFFASAWMALSHRRTNMDVPISIGVILATCLSLYETITGGAHAFFDSAVMLLFFLLAGRALDAEMRTRTRAGIGALLGRMGKSASVIAPDGSTRRVAAKDLAPEMLVLVAAGEALAADGEVVEGISALDNAMLTGESAPEPVGPGSVVHAGTINLSAPLRIRLTRVAEDTAIAEIARLMDEAGQSRSTYVRIADRASRLYAPVVHSLAALAFAGWMIAGAGWHQSLTIAIAVLIITCPCAMGLAVPAAQVVASGALLRRGLLVKDGSALERLAECDIALLDKTGTLTLGEPRADVSQLDAEARAVALGLAQASRHPLSRGLAAALLREGVEPAVIENVRETSGAGLTGQWQGLAVALEKPAGEAQALATALRIGDRLQTITFADPLRSDAAATIAALRAEGIDASILSGDRNAPVEDVARTLGIFAQAEASPQIKLAALESLKAQGRRPLMVGDGLNDGPALAAAHASIAPGTASDASQQAADAVFIGEALMPVALAVRVARKTMRIVRENFAFSIGYNLLAVPLALTGLVTPLVAAIAMSVSSLVVVANSLRLARSAR, encoded by the coding sequence GTGAACGCCCCCGCTGTCCTTTCTGCTGATACCGCGCGCCCGCTCGTCACCACGCGGCTGACCGTGCCGGGCATGAAATGCGCCGGCTGCATCGGCAAGATCGAGCGCGAGCTGCCCAAGCTCCCCGGCATCGCTGCCGCGCGGGCGAATTTCTCGGCCAAGCGGGTTGCGGTCCAGCACGATCCGGCCCTCGGCGAGGATGCGCTGACCGCTGCCCTTCTCGGCCTCGGTTTCGAGGCGCAGCCGGTCGCTGACAATCCCCTTGGCGACGAGACCAAGGAGCGCAAACGCCTGAACCGCGCGCTCGGCGTCGCGGGCTTCGGCATGATGAACGTGATGCTGCTTTCGGTCAGCGTCTGGTCGGGCGCGGACGGGGCGACGCGGGAGCTGTTCCACTGGCTCTCCGCGCTGATCGCCGTTCCGGTCATCGCCTATTCGGGCCGCCTGTTCTTTGCCTCGGCATGGATGGCGCTGAGCCACCGCCGCACCAATATGGACGTGCCGATCTCGATCGGCGTCATCCTGGCAACCTGCCTCTCGCTCTACGAAACCATCACCGGCGGCGCGCACGCCTTCTTCGATAGCGCGGTGATGCTGCTGTTCTTCCTGCTGGCGGGCCGCGCGCTCGACGCCGAGATGCGCACGCGCACCCGCGCCGGGATCGGCGCATTGCTGGGGCGGATGGGCAAAAGCGCCAGCGTGATCGCCCCCGATGGCTCGACGCGGCGGGTGGCGGCCAAGGATCTCGCCCCCGAGATGCTGGTGCTGGTCGCCGCAGGCGAAGCGCTCGCCGCCGATGGCGAGGTGGTGGAGGGTATCAGCGCGCTCGACAATGCCATGCTCACCGGCGAAAGCGCGCCCGAACCGGTGGGACCGGGCAGCGTGGTGCACGCCGGGACGATCAACCTTTCGGCGCCGCTTCGCATCCGCCTCACCCGCGTGGCCGAGGATACTGCGATTGCCGAAATCGCGCGGCTGATGGACGAGGCAGGGCAATCGCGCAGCACCTATGTCCGCATCGCCGACCGCGCCTCGCGCCTCTATGCGCCGGTGGTGCACAGCCTCGCCGCGCTGGCCTTCGCAGGGTGGATGATTGCGGGGGCGGGCTGGCACCAGTCGCTGACCATCGCCATTGCCGTGCTGATCATCACCTGCCCCTGCGCAATGGGCCTTGCGGTCCCCGCAGCGCAGGTGGTGGCGAGCGGCGCGCTGTTGCGGCGCGGGCTGCTGGTGAAGGACGGCAGCGCGTTGGAACGCCTCGCCGAATGCGACATTGCGCTGCTCGACAAGACCGGCACGCTGACGCTGGGCGAACCGCGCGCCGATGTCAGCCAGCTCGATGCCGAGGCGCGGGCCGTCGCATTGGGACTGGCGCAGGCGAGCCGCCATCCGCTCAGCCGTGGCCTCGCCGCTGCACTGCTGCGCGAAGGGGTGGAGCCTGCGGTCATAGAGAACGTGCGCGAGACCAGCGGAGCGGGCCTCACCGGCCAATGGCAGGGCTTGGCCGTGGCGCTGGAGAAACCGGCGGGCGAGGCGCAGGCCCTCGCCACTGCCTTGCGGATCGGGGACCGCCTCCAGACCATCACCTTTGCCGATCCGCTGCGCAGCGATGCCGCCGCCACCATCGCCGCATTGCGGGCAGAGGGGATCGACGCCAGCATCCTGTCGGGCGACCGCAACGCACCGGTCGAAGACGTGGCCCGAACGCTCGGCATCTTTGCGCAGGCCGAAGCCAGCCCGCAGATCAAGCTTGCGGCGCTGGAAAGCCTCAAAGCGCAAGGCCGACGCCCTTTGATGGTGGGCGATGGCCTCAATGATGGGCCCGCCCTCGCCGCCGCGCATGCTTCCATCGCGCCCGGCACCGCGTCCGATGCCAGCCAGCAGGCCGCCGACGCGGTGTTCATCGGCGAGGCGCTGATGCCCGTCGCGCTCGCGGTAAGGGTGGCGCGAAAGACCATGCGGATCGTGCGCGAGAACTTCGCCTTTTCCATCGGCTACAACCTGCTCGCCGTGCCGCTGGCGCTGACCGGGCTCGTCACGCCGCTGGTCGCCGCCATCGCCATGTCGGTAAGCTCGCTGGTGGTGGTCGCCAATTCGCTGCGGCTGGCCCGGAGCGCGCGATGA
- a CDS encoding FixH family protein, translating into MTSKTTRFTGKHMAAVFVGGFAIVIAVNLVMASIAVGSFHGTVVDNSYVASQNYNGWLKQAAASKALGWQAVPHRRADGRVVIETLAVPAGAAVTATAERPLGTREDTPLTFAAQGQGRWVSNEALAPGRWQMRTAIRAGDQAWAGEGELR; encoded by the coding sequence ATGACCAGCAAGACCACACGGTTCACCGGCAAGCACATGGCGGCCGTCTTCGTTGGCGGGTTCGCCATCGTCATCGCGGTCAACCTCGTCATGGCGAGCATCGCGGTGGGAAGCTTTCACGGCACGGTGGTCGATAATTCCTATGTCGCCAGCCAGAACTACAACGGCTGGCTCAAACAGGCGGCGGCTTCCAAGGCGCTGGGCTGGCAGGCCGTGCCGCATCGCCGCGCCGATGGCCGTGTGGTGATCGAGACGCTCGCTGTGCCCGCTGGCGCGGCGGTTACCGCCACTGCAGAACGCCCGCTCGGGACGCGTGAGGACACGCCTCTGACCTTCGCGGCGCAGGGTCAGGGCCGCTGGGTTTCCAACGAGGCACTGGCACCGGGACGCTGGCAGATGCGCACCGCGATCCGCGCGGGCGATCAGGCCTGGGCCGGGGAAGGCGAACTGCGGTGA
- the ccoG gene encoding cytochrome c oxidase accessory protein CcoG, with the protein MADTAGSDLLHSDLYAKGKTVHNKRIDGPFRRFKWLVMIVTLAIYYITPWIRWDRGAYAPDQAVLVDLANRRFYMFDIEIWPHEFYFVAGLLIMAGIGLFLVTSAVGRAWCGYACPQTVWTDLFQHVDRFFDGDRNARARLDKAPWTAGKTARRLAKWAVYLAIAFWTGGAWIMYFADAPTLTYDFWRGDAAPVAYATVAILTGTTFWLGGFMREQVCIYMCPWPRIQTAMLDEKSLIVTYKDWRGEQRGSLKKAAKNPEAFGDCIDCQLCVAVCPTGIDIREGQQIGCITCGLCIDACDRVMKETGRPRGLIDYATLDQCEAEAAGAPATPAWKALLRPRVFIYFGVWTALGAGLLFALGTRTHTDLTVSPDRNPPFMLLKDGSVRNAYTLRLRNMEARPRDMEVALQGLPAGAVLWTDAVSAENAAPVQVITVPANETKVVRAYVLVPPGTDEDDSEHFSFRLTSLDEQGETDIAETTFAMPEDDE; encoded by the coding sequence ATGGCTGACACCGCCGGGTCCGACCTTCTGCACAGTGATCTCTATGCGAAGGGCAAGACCGTCCATAACAAGCGGATCGACGGGCCTTTCCGGCGGTTCAAGTGGCTGGTGATGATCGTCACGCTGGCGATCTATTACATCACCCCCTGGATCCGCTGGGATCGCGGGGCCTACGCCCCCGATCAGGCGGTGCTGGTCGATCTCGCCAATCGCCGCTTCTACATGTTCGATATCGAGATCTGGCCGCATGAATTCTACTTCGTGGCGGGCCTCCTTATCATGGCGGGCATCGGCCTGTTCCTCGTCACCTCGGCGGTGGGCCGCGCGTGGTGCGGCTATGCCTGCCCGCAGACGGTGTGGACCGATCTGTTCCAGCATGTCGACCGCTTCTTCGATGGCGACCGCAACGCCCGCGCCCGCCTCGACAAGGCACCGTGGACCGCAGGCAAGACCGCCCGCCGCCTCGCCAAGTGGGCTGTCTATCTCGCCATCGCCTTCTGGACCGGCGGCGCGTGGATCATGTATTTCGCCGACGCGCCCACCCTCACCTACGATTTCTGGCGCGGAGACGCCGCGCCGGTTGCCTATGCCACCGTCGCGATCCTGACCGGCACCACCTTCTGGCTCGGCGGGTTCATGCGCGAACAGGTGTGCATCTACATGTGCCCCTGGCCGCGCATCCAGACTGCGATGCTCGACGAGAAATCGCTGATCGTCACCTACAAGGACTGGCGCGGCGAACAGCGCGGCAGCCTGAAGAAGGCGGCCAAGAACCCCGAGGCTTTCGGCGACTGCATCGATTGCCAGCTCTGCGTCGCGGTCTGCCCCACCGGCATCGATATCCGCGAAGGCCAGCAGATCGGCTGCATCACCTGCGGGCTGTGCATCGACGCCTGCGACCGCGTGATGAAGGAGACAGGCCGCCCGCGCGGGTTGATCGATTACGCGACGCTCGACCAGTGCGAGGCCGAGGCCGCTGGCGCCCCCGCCACCCCCGCGTGGAAAGCGCTGCTGCGCCCGCGCGTATTCATCTATTTCGGGGTGTGGACGGCCCTGGGCGCAGGGCTGCTGTTCGCGCTCGGCACCCGCACCCACACCGATCTGACCGTCTCGCCCGATCGCAACCCGCCCTTCATGCTGCTCAAGGATGGATCGGTCCGCAACGCCTACACCTTGCGGCTGCGCAACATGGAGGCCCGCCCGCGCGACATGGAAGTGGCGCTGCAAGGCCTGCCCGCTGGCGCGGTGCTGTGGACCGATGCGGTCAGCGCCGAAAACGCTGCGCCCGTGCAGGTCATCACCGTGCCCGCCAACGAAACCAAGGTGGTGCGCGCCTATGTGCTGGTGCCGCCGGGCACGGACGAGGATGACAGCGAACACTTCTCCTTCCGCCTGACCTCGCTCGACGAACAGGGCGAGACAGACATTGCCGAAACCACCTTTGCCATGCCCGAGGACGACGAATGA
- the ccoP gene encoding cytochrome-c oxidase, cbb3-type subunit III, which yields MTTNKTPASAGRRIDEPTGTETVGHEWDGIEELNTPLPRWWLYTFYATIVFALVYVVLYPALPMIDRATAGTLGWSSRGDLAREMSAADAARAGIVAKIAATDIEALPANPDLMQAAISGGAAAFKVNCVQCHGAGAAGSPGYPNLNDDDWLWGGTLTDIEYTLTHGIRWEGADQTRATYMPAFEGVVDAAQARALAGHVLSLSGKAKPSPAGAQMFADNCAACHGAGGEGMPAMGAPALNDAIWIYGGTQAEVAKQILAPRHGVMPAWQGRLDPVTIKMLAAYVHSRGGGQAAAPAPAEPAPDVAQGTEAKTDG from the coding sequence ATGACGACCAATAAGACTCCGGCCTCCGCCGGTCGACGCATCGACGAGCCCACCGGCACCGAAACCGTCGGCCATGAATGGGACGGGATCGAGGAGCTCAACACCCCCCTGCCGCGCTGGTGGCTCTACACCTTCTACGCGACCATTGTATTCGCGCTGGTCTATGTGGTGCTCTATCCCGCCTTGCCGATGATCGACCGCGCAACGGCGGGCACGCTCGGCTGGTCGAGCCGGGGCGACCTCGCCCGCGAAATGTCCGCTGCCGATGCGGCGCGCGCGGGCATCGTGGCGAAGATTGCGGCGACCGATATCGAGGCGCTTCCCGCCAACCCTGACCTGATGCAGGCGGCGATTTCTGGCGGGGCGGCGGCGTTCAAGGTCAATTGCGTCCAGTGCCACGGCGCGGGCGCGGCGGGATCGCCGGGCTATCCCAACCTCAATGATGACGACTGGCTGTGGGGCGGGACGCTGACCGATATCGAATATACCCTCACCCACGGCATCCGCTGGGAAGGCGCGGACCAGACCCGCGCGACCTATATGCCTGCCTTCGAAGGCGTGGTCGACGCCGCGCAGGCCAGGGCGCTGGCGGGCCATGTCCTGTCGCTCAGCGGCAAGGCCAAGCCCAGCCCGGCGGGCGCGCAGATGTTCGCCGATAATTGCGCGGCCTGCCACGGTGCGGGCGGCGAAGGGATGCCCGCCATGGGCGCACCTGCGCTGAATGATGCGATCTGGATCTACGGCGGGACGCAGGCCGAGGTGGCCAAGCAGATCCTCGCCCCGCGCCACGGCGTGATGCCCGCGTGGCAAGGGCGGCTTGATCCGGTGACGATCAAGATGCTCGCCGCCTATGTCCACTCGCGCGGCGGCGGGCAGGCTGCGGCCCCCGCTCCCGCTGAACCTGCGCCGGACGTCGCGCAGGGAACCGAGGCCAAGACGGATGGCTGA
- a CDS encoding cbb3-type cytochrome oxidase subunit 3 gives MSLYTALRHFADSYALAMICVLYLTLCLWHFRPGAKPHVADAKHSIFRDDDNDDQ, from the coding sequence GTGAGCCTCTACACCGCCCTTCGTCACTTTGCCGACAGCTACGCGCTGGCGATGATCTGCGTGCTCTATCTGACCCTGTGCCTGTGGCACTTCCGCCCGGGCGCCAAGCCCCATGTTGCGGACGCCAAGCACTCGATTTTCAGGGATGACGACAATGACGACCAATAA